A window of Streptomyces sp. NBC_01224 genomic DNA:
TCTTCCTCCTGCCCGTGCCGGTCTCCCTGATCGTGCTGGTCGTCGCGGCGTTCCTGCTGCCCGACTCGCGCGCCCCGCACGGCCGCCGGCTCGACTGGCCCGGACAGATCAGCGCGGCCGTCGCGGTCACCGCGGTCGTCTACGGCGTGATCGAGGGCGGCGCTGACGGCTTCGGCGAGCCCGCCGTGGTGACGGCCCTGGTGCTCGGCGCGGTATCCGCGGCCGTGTTCGTCGCCGTGGAGCGCCGCAGCGCGAGCCCGATGCTCGACCTGGCGCTGTTCCGCAGCCCGGCCTTCACCGCCACCGCCCTGGTCGCCATGATCAGCTTCCTCGGGCTGATCGGCTTCTTCTTCGTGCTGAGTCTCTACTTCGGCATGGTCCAGCACCTGACCACGATCGAGGCGGCACTGCGGATGGTGACGGTGTCCGGGGTGGCCCTCGTTGTCGGGGCGCCCATCGGACGCCTGATGCACCGGGTCTCCCCCCGGGTCCTGATCACCACGGGCCTGGTCGTCGCGGCGGGCGCGATGCTCTCGCTGACCGGCGTCGACGCCCACACCTCCTACGGCTCGATCGTCTGGCGGCTGGCCCTGCTGGGCCTCGGCATGGGTGCCGTGCTCACCCCGATGACCGCCTCCGCGGTGTCCTCCGTCCCGTACCACCTGGCCGGGATGGCCGCCGCCGGGAACAACGCCTTCCGCCAGGTCGGTGGAGCCCTCGGCCCCGCCGTGCTCGGTACCCTGCTGACCACCCGGGCCCTCGACGCGCTGCCCGGCCGCCTCGCCGACGCGGGGGTGCCCGCCGAGGCCGGTGCCCGC
This region includes:
- a CDS encoding DHA2 family efflux MFS transporter permease subunit produces the protein MACLGVFVAYLPVTTVSVSLPAVQRALGASTSQLSWVSDAFVLPMAALILTTGVWGDVHGRKRVFQAGMAFCALGAAISLSSDSVQALWAGQAVSGLGAAALLPTTLALISHAAPDHRERGRFIGLWAMSLMASLAVGPLIAGALLEHVAWRWIFLLPVPVSLIVLVVAAFLLPDSRAPHGRRLDWPGQISAAVAVTAVVYGVIEGGADGFGEPAVVTALVLGAVSAAVFVAVERRSASPMLDLALFRSPAFTATALVAMISFLGLIGFFFVLSLYFGMVQHLTTIEAALRMVTVSGVALVVGAPIGRLMHRVSPRVLITTGLVVAAGAMLSLTGVDAHTSYGSIVWRLALLGLGMGAVLTPMTASAVSSVPYHLAGMAAAGNNAFRQVGGALGPAVLGTLLTTRALDALPGRLADAGVPAEAGARVLDTAREQGLGAVAGLDLDAATGPALTALGDSFLDGMRLCLTVSASLALLAALACAVLLRPAARPTAPAAPATEEPPARLAPVPAS